A window of Methylomagnum ishizawai contains these coding sequences:
- a CDS encoding sensor histidine kinase produces the protein MRKPQSLRKQLLLRLTLPLTLVVVLDTAVSYFVALHYTNQAYDRWLLDSARSLAQEVKTYKNKVTFELPPIAVEVFRWDDTDKTYFKVESEATGFMAGDRELPGPKPAALDKAQPSFSDGEFQGRPVRVVSVVTEPTETSGEVWVSVAETLRKRQSMMEEILLAVVLPQVLLVLVTGLHFWTGINRGLKPLRDLAGMIARRSPKELSPIPDSGVPLEVRSLTRTINELLRQLAEAMGAQRRFIENAAHQLRTPLAGLKVQAERALRADDLEDMRPALGRIKNAADRASHLTTQLLVLARSEPGMDATHPFVPVDLCQLARETCMDWVPKVLDRGMDLGFEPPDAPPPVVRGDPTLLRELLNNLIDNAVCYGPERGQIVVSVGNGPSPSLAVEDGGTGIPDMERERVFERFYRIPGSPGEGCGLGLAIVREIAELHAARIGIGTGPGQRGTRFEVVFDREAGG, from the coding sequence ATGCGTAAGCCGCAAAGCCTCAGGAAGCAGTTGCTGTTAAGGCTGACGCTGCCCTTGACCCTGGTGGTCGTCCTGGACACCGCCGTGTCCTACTTCGTGGCCCTGCACTACACCAACCAAGCCTATGACCGCTGGTTGTTGGATTCCGCCCGCTCGCTGGCGCAGGAGGTCAAGACCTATAAGAACAAGGTCACCTTCGAACTGCCGCCCATCGCGGTGGAGGTGTTCCGCTGGGACGATACCGACAAGACCTACTTCAAGGTGGAGTCCGAGGCGACCGGCTTCATGGCGGGCGACCGGGAACTGCCCGGCCCCAAGCCCGCCGCGCTGGACAAGGCGCAGCCCTCGTTTTCCGATGGCGAGTTCCAGGGCAGGCCGGTGCGGGTGGTGTCCGTGGTCACGGAACCCACCGAAACCTCCGGCGAGGTATGGGTCTCCGTGGCCGAGACGCTGCGCAAGCGGCAAAGCATGATGGAAGAAATCCTGTTGGCCGTGGTCCTACCCCAGGTGTTGCTGGTCCTTGTTACCGGCCTGCACTTTTGGACCGGCATCAACCGGGGGCTCAAGCCCCTGCGCGATTTGGCCGGCATGATCGCCCGGCGCTCGCCCAAGGAACTCAGTCCCATCCCGGATTCCGGGGTGCCCTTGGAGGTGCGCTCCCTCACCCGCACCATCAACGAGTTGTTGCGGCAATTGGCCGAGGCGATGGGTGCCCAGCGCCGGTTCATCGAGAACGCCGCCCACCAATTGCGCACTCCCCTGGCGGGGCTCAAGGTCCAGGCCGAGCGGGCCTTGCGCGCCGACGACCTGGAGGACATGCGGCCCGCCCTCGGGCGGATCAAGAATGCCGCCGACCGGGCCTCCCACCTCACCACGCAATTGCTGGTCCTCGCCCGCTCCGAGCCCGGCATGGACGCCACCCATCCCTTCGTGCCGGTCGACCTCTGCCAACTGGCGCGGGAAACCTGCATGGACTGGGTGCCCAAGGTGCTGGACCGGGGCATGGACTTGGGATTCGAGCCGCCGGACGCGCCACCGCCGGTCGTGCGGGGAGATCCCACCTTGTTGCGGGAACTGCTGAACAACCTGATCGACAACGCCGTGTGCTATGGCCCGGAACGGGGGCAGATCGTGGTCTCGGTCGGCAACGGGCCGTCGCCCTCCCTCGCAGTGGAGGATGGCGGGACGGGGATTCCCGATATGGAACGCGAGCGGGTGTTCGAGCGTTTCTACCGCATCCCCGGCAGTCCCGGCGAAGGTTGCGGGCTGGGGCTGGCCATCGTCAGGGAAATCGCCGAACTCCACGCGGCCCGGATCGGCATCGGCACCGGTCCCGGCCAGCGGGGAACCCGTTTCGAGGTCGTCTTCGACCGGGAAGCCGGGGGATAG
- a CDS encoding response regulator: MRILLVEDDATLADGLSHSLAQSGFDLTLAATASYADSALRTQAFDVVILDLGLPDGDGREVLRALRARKCPTPVLILTARDGINDRVGGLESGADDYMVKPFELRELEARVRALIRRSHGGFNHEIVFGRLALDTAHHRVSVDGEPMLLPSREYGVLEALLLQAGRVVSKDRIAQRLAVRQEELADNAIEVYVHRLRKRLDPLGINIRTLRGLGYLLEKDGDA; encoded by the coding sequence ATGAGAATCCTATTGGTGGAGGACGACGCCACCCTGGCGGACGGGCTTTCGCATAGCCTCGCTCAATCCGGTTTCGACCTGACCTTGGCGGCGACCGCCTCCTATGCCGACAGCGCCCTGCGCACCCAGGCCTTCGACGTGGTCATCCTCGACCTGGGGCTGCCCGACGGGGACGGGCGCGAGGTGCTGCGGGCGCTCCGGGCCAGGAAGTGCCCGACCCCCGTGCTGATCCTGACCGCGCGCGACGGCATCAACGACCGGGTCGGCGGGCTGGAATCGGGCGCGGACGACTACATGGTCAAGCCCTTCGAACTCCGCGAATTGGAGGCGCGGGTCCGGGCGCTGATCCGCCGCAGCCATGGCGGTTTCAACCACGAGATCGTGTTTGGCCGCTTGGCGCTGGATACCGCCCACCATCGGGTCTCGGTGGATGGCGAGCCGATGTTGCTGCCTTCCCGCGAGTACGGGGTGTTGGAAGCCCTGCTGTTGCAGGCGGGCCGGGTGGTGAGCAAGGACCGGATCGCCCAGCGCTTGGCGGTGCGGCAGGAGGAATTGGCGGACAACGCCATCGAGGTCTATGTGCATCGCCTGCGCAAACGCCTCGATCCCTTGGGGATCAACATCAGGACCCTGCGCGGGCTGGGCTATTTGCTGGAGAAGGACGGCGATGCGTAA
- a CDS encoding OpgC family protein — protein sequence MNSQTSTRNLQLDFFRGVALLIIFINHVPGNELLLYTPSRFGLSDAAEIFVFLSGYAAALAYGKSFESRGLALGSASVLYRCVQIYAAHLGIFFLLAVICVLGNAAFGSPDYIDRLNIRFFFDHTEEALLGLIGLRYVPNYFDILPMYLVVMLGIPVVWALSRIGVWLALAFPVALYLGMWMFGLEFGAELHGDRPWFFNPFGWQLIFFTGFAFGRGWFRPPVPKPWLLALCGGFVLVSLPFGPEPALRPTEWLMRLHAELRPWLDKTQFGLLRGVHFLALAYVTTSLLKDRGHWLAGRTARPIVRMGGQSLPVFAVAMALSYIGGMVFDRLGHGFLGLSVVNIGGCAALMASAGLMTWLKSRPWRVPNDAGPSKVQATGIGSDAQPEEFRPIFLVARTGNPVLQPIPKAVPVRRTGHWRGRGCG from the coding sequence ATGAACTCCCAGACATCCACCCGCAACCTGCAACTCGATTTCTTCCGGGGCGTGGCCCTATTGATCATCTTCATCAACCACGTTCCCGGCAACGAACTGTTGCTCTATACGCCCTCCCGGTTCGGCCTGAGCGACGCCGCCGAAATCTTCGTGTTCCTGTCGGGCTACGCGGCGGCCCTGGCCTATGGCAAGAGCTTCGAGTCCCGCGGACTGGCCTTGGGCAGCGCCAGCGTGCTGTACCGCTGCGTCCAAATCTATGCCGCCCACCTGGGTATCTTTTTCCTGCTGGCGGTGATCTGCGTGTTGGGCAACGCCGCTTTCGGGTCGCCGGACTACATCGACCGGCTCAATATCCGTTTCTTCTTCGACCACACCGAAGAAGCCTTGCTGGGCTTGATCGGCCTGCGCTATGTGCCGAATTACTTTGATATCCTGCCCATGTACCTGGTGGTCATGCTGGGGATTCCGGTGGTGTGGGCGCTGTCCAGGATCGGGGTCTGGCTGGCCTTGGCCTTCCCGGTGGCGCTCTATCTCGGCATGTGGATGTTCGGCCTGGAGTTCGGGGCCGAATTGCATGGCGACCGGCCTTGGTTCTTCAACCCGTTCGGCTGGCAATTGATCTTCTTCACCGGCTTCGCCTTCGGGCGGGGCTGGTTCCGGCCACCGGTCCCCAAACCCTGGCTGCTGGCCCTGTGCGGTGGGTTCGTCCTCGTTTCCCTGCCGTTCGGCCCCGAACCGGCCCTGCGCCCCACCGAGTGGCTGATGCGGCTGCACGCCGAATTGCGGCCCTGGCTGGACAAGACCCAGTTCGGCCTCCTGCGCGGGGTGCATTTCCTCGCCCTGGCCTATGTGACGACGAGCCTGCTGAAGGATCGCGGCCATTGGCTGGCGGGCCGCACCGCCCGGCCCATCGTCCGCATGGGCGGTCAATCCTTGCCGGTGTTCGCCGTCGCCATGGCCCTGTCCTATATCGGCGGGATGGTGTTCGACCGGCTGGGCCATGGCTTCCTGGGCCTGTCCGTGGTCAATATCGGGGGCTGCGCGGCGTTGATGGCCAGCGCGGGGCTGATGACCTGGCTCAAGTCCCGGCCCTGGCGGGTTCCAAACGACGCCGGGCCTTCCAAGGTCCAAGCCACCGGGATCGGATCGGACGCCCAGCCGGAGGAGTTCCGGCCCATTTTCCTGGTGGCGAGGACGGGAAATCCGGTGCTGCAACCCATCCCCAAAGCGGTCCCGGTACGGCGGACCGGGCATTGGCGGGGACGCGGGTGCGGCTAG
- a CDS encoding cation:proton antiporter has product MDSTAHTFFLHLLIILVTARLFAEAAGWARLPSVVGELLAGIVLGPTALNWIEPDRVIRMLAEIGIILLLFEAGLDTDSRQLVRAGAKAAAVAVGGFVWPFGLGFAVAYYGFGRPLLESLFIGGTLTATSIGITLRVLADLHRQQSHEARLVLGAAVIDDVLGVVLLALLYQFALEDAVSLANAGRLLGFIALFFLLAPVVARGLSLIIQRMERYTRIPGLIPTAVVSLVLGLAWLSKEAGAPELLGGFAAGLALSSRFYLPFDLTPRTDPAFTGRIEAQTRPIVHLFVPIFFVVVGLSLDLRAIDWHSPFVWELSLALIGVALVGKLLGAVFIREPWPTRFAVGLAMVPRGEVGLVFAELGRSSELLNNEVYAVLIMVIALTTLGAPLLLKGYFHWLGRRSGEAAAPGPVKTTRR; this is encoded by the coding sequence ATGGATTCGACTGCGCACACCTTCTTCCTACATCTCCTCATCATTCTGGTGACGGCGCGATTATTCGCGGAGGCGGCAGGCTGGGCCCGCCTGCCCTCGGTGGTGGGCGAATTGCTGGCGGGCATCGTTTTGGGACCCACGGCGCTGAACTGGATCGAGCCCGACCGGGTGATCCGCATGCTAGCCGAGATCGGCATCATCCTGCTGCTGTTCGAGGCCGGGCTGGACACGGATAGTCGGCAGTTGGTCCGGGCCGGGGCCAAGGCGGCGGCGGTGGCGGTTGGCGGCTTCGTCTGGCCGTTCGGGCTGGGCTTCGCGGTCGCCTACTACGGCTTCGGCAGGCCGCTCCTGGAATCCCTGTTCATCGGCGGCACCCTCACCGCCACCAGCATCGGTATCACCTTGCGGGTGTTGGCCGACCTGCACCGACAGCAATCCCACGAGGCCCGGCTGGTCCTGGGGGCGGCGGTGATCGACGATGTGTTGGGGGTGGTGCTGCTCGCCCTGCTCTACCAGTTCGCCTTGGAGGACGCCGTCAGCCTCGCCAACGCGGGACGGCTATTGGGCTTCATCGCTTTGTTCTTCCTGTTGGCCCCGGTGGTGGCTAGGGGGCTGTCGCTGATCATCCAGCGGATGGAACGGTATACCCGGATTCCGGGACTCATCCCGACTGCCGTGGTGTCCTTGGTGCTGGGCTTGGCTTGGTTGTCCAAGGAGGCCGGAGCCCCCGAGCTTTTGGGCGGATTCGCCGCCGGGCTGGCCCTGTCGAGCCGGTTCTACCTGCCCTTCGACCTGACCCCGCGCACCGATCCGGCCTTCACCGGGCGCATCGAGGCGCAGACCCGACCCATCGTCCACCTGTTCGTGCCGATCTTTTTCGTGGTGGTGGGCCTGTCCCTGGACCTCCGCGCCATCGATTGGCATTCCCCCTTCGTCTGGGAACTGTCCCTGGCCTTGATCGGCGTGGCTTTGGTGGGGAAACTGCTCGGCGCGGTGTTCATCCGCGAGCCTTGGCCGACCCGCTTCGCCGTCGGTCTGGCGATGGTGCCGCGTGGGGAAGTGGGGCTGGTCTTCGCGGAACTGGGCCGGTCCTCGGAGCTACTGAACAATGAGGTCTATGCCGTCCTGATCATGGTGATCGCGCTGACCACCCTCGGTGCGCCGCTGTTGCTCAAGGGCTATTTCCATTGGCTCGGGCGGCGTTCCGGCGAGGCTGCGGCCCCTGGGCCGGTCAAAACAACCCGGCGTTGA
- a CDS encoding GH39 family glycosyl hydrolase translates to MTPLKDCHAWAILVHQLVTHWAERYGLKELRRWYFEAWNEPNLEASWTGGQADDCELYRHTARAIKRVDERLCVGGPATAQNPWITEFIGPWKIPVWLYSRQGPAVRQARSIPVR, encoded by the coding sequence GTGACGCCGCTCAAGGATTGTCACGCTTGGGCAATCCTGGTCCACCAGTTGGTGACGCATTGGGCGGAACGCTATGGCCTGAAGGAACTGCGGCGATGGTATTTCGAGGCGTGGAACGAGCCCAATCTGGAAGCGTCCTGGACCGGGGGCCAAGCGGATGATTGCGAGCTTTACCGCCACACGGCCAGGGCGATCAAGCGTGTCGACGAGCGGCTGTGCGTGGGCGGACCGGCCACCGCCCAAAACCCATGGATAACCGAGTTCATCGGACCGTGGAAAATCCCCGTTTGGCTATACTCTCGGCAAGGTCCGGCGGTGCGGCAAGCGCGGTCCATCCCGGTCCGATAG
- a CDS encoding DUF4383 domain-containing protein has translation MMTPFQKFARIFGLIYAAVGILGFFPILVQPIADTTGLDVVAGYGRLLGIFPINVTHNLVHLGLGLWGIWAAKTDIASIAFAKTNAVLLAALAALGFVPATGMLFGLAPIYGIDAVLHAATAIVAGYFGYILPTHIHHDTPAAIHH, from the coding sequence ATGATGACCCCGTTCCAGAAATTCGCCCGTATTTTCGGTTTGATCTATGCCGCAGTCGGCATATTGGGATTTTTCCCTATTTTGGTCCAACCTATCGCCGATACCACCGGATTGGATGTGGTGGCGGGTTATGGCCGGTTATTGGGGATTTTCCCGATCAATGTGACCCATAACCTAGTGCATCTCGGCCTGGGTTTGTGGGGTATTTGGGCGGCGAAAACCGATATAGCCTCGATAGCGTTCGCCAAGACCAATGCGGTTTTGCTCGCCGCGCTGGCGGCGTTGGGATTCGTTCCGGCCACCGGGATGTTGTTCGGTTTGGCCCCGATTTATGGGATCGACGCGGTGTTACATGCCGCGACCGCCATCGTGGCCGGTTATTTCGGTTATATCCTGCCGACCCATATCCATCACGATACGCCCGCCGCCATCCACCATTAA
- a CDS encoding cytidylyltransferase domain-containing protein: MNRKLVLAVQARLGSSRLPGKVLKEVCGKPILARMLERLGRVETPAKIVVLTTTDNADEPIVQLCRELDVEVFRGHPTDLLDRHYLAGLVHGAEAIAKIPSDCPLIDPAIVDRVLARYVVGDCDYAGNLHPASYPDGNDVEVMGMAALGEAWREAGLALEREHTTPYIWERPERFRLANVAWESGLDYSLSHRWTLDYAEDYEFIRRVYEELYPERPGFGLDDILDLLARKPEIAALNARYAGVNWYRHHLHELKTVDTRHTRMLD; this comes from the coding sequence ATGAATCGGAAACTGGTATTGGCGGTGCAGGCACGGCTGGGTTCCAGCCGTCTGCCCGGTAAGGTGTTGAAGGAGGTTTGCGGCAAGCCGATCCTGGCCCGGATGCTGGAACGGTTGGGCCGGGTCGAAACGCCCGCCAAGATCGTGGTGCTGACGACCACCGACAACGCCGACGAACCCATCGTCCAGCTATGCCGGGAGTTGGACGTGGAGGTGTTCCGCGGCCACCCGACCGACCTGTTGGACCGCCATTATCTGGCCGGGCTGGTCCATGGCGCGGAGGCCATCGCCAAGATTCCCTCCGATTGTCCCTTGATCGATCCCGCCATCGTGGACCGGGTCTTGGCCCGCTACGTGGTCGGCGATTGCGACTACGCGGGCAACCTTCATCCAGCCAGCTACCCGGACGGCAACGATGTGGAAGTGATGGGGATGGCGGCGCTGGGCGAGGCTTGGCGCGAAGCCGGGCTGGCGCTGGAGCGCGAACATACCACGCCTTACATCTGGGAGCGTCCCGAGCGTTTCCGCCTCGCCAACGTGGCGTGGGAAAGCGGCCTGGACTACTCCTTAAGCCACCGCTGGACCCTGGACTATGCCGAAGATTACGAATTCATCCGCCGGGTCTACGAGGAACTTTATCCCGAGCGGCCCGGCTTCGGCCTGGACGATATCCTCGACCTCCTGGCCCGCAAACCCGAAATCGCCGCCCTCAACGCCCGCTATGCCGGGGTGAATTGGTACCGCCATCACCTGCATGAACTGAAGACCGTTGATACCCGCCATACCCGGATGCTCGATTGA
- a CDS encoding transketolase — MTETEQQELKELAHRVRRHVVRMATDGGCFIGASLSCVDVLAYLYRHWLRISNAKLDDPQRDYLLLSKGHDVPALYGLFVELGFLEPHRLANHLKTGDHIYWHPNRNIPGVEFHSGSLGHLLSVGVGIALDIKLCRGKGRVVVILGDGELNEGSVWEAVLVAAAKRLDNLIVVVDRNGFQANLATEALIPLEPLADKFAAFGWETLRLDGHDFEDLEAGFALIPRRLGQPTAIIADTVRGRGLPSIAARADRWFCNFSAAEIEQLLEELEGHRLAVIDSDIIVAR, encoded by the coding sequence ATGACCGAAACCGAACAACAGGAATTGAAAGAACTGGCCCATCGCGTGCGCCGCCATGTGGTGCGGATGGCGACCGATGGTGGCTGTTTCATCGGCGCTTCGTTGTCCTGCGTCGATGTGCTGGCCTATCTGTACCGGCATTGGCTGAGGATTTCCAACGCCAAGCTGGACGATCCCCAGCGCGATTATCTGCTGCTGTCCAAAGGCCACGATGTGCCCGCGCTCTACGGCCTGTTCGTGGAACTGGGTTTTTTGGAGCCGCATCGCCTCGCCAACCATCTCAAGACCGGCGACCACATCTATTGGCATCCCAACCGCAACATCCCCGGCGTGGAGTTCCATTCCGGCTCGCTGGGCCATTTGCTGAGCGTGGGTGTGGGCATCGCCCTGGATATCAAGCTGTGCCGGGGCAAGGGCCGGGTGGTGGTGATATTGGGTGATGGCGAACTGAACGAGGGTTCGGTGTGGGAAGCCGTCCTGGTCGCCGCCGCCAAGCGCCTGGACAACCTGATCGTGGTGGTGGACCGCAATGGCTTCCAAGCCAATTTGGCGACCGAGGCCTTGATCCCGCTGGAACCCCTCGCCGACAAATTCGCCGCCTTCGGTTGGGAAACCCTGCGGTTGGACGGCCATGATTTCGAGGATTTGGAAGCCGGTTTCGCCCTGATTCCCAGGCGCCTGGGCCAACCCACCGCGATCATCGCCGACACCGTGCGGGGCCGGGGTTTGCCCAGCATCGCGGCGCGGGCCGACCGCTGGTTCTGCAATTTCTCCGCCGCGGAAATCGAGCAGTTGCTCGAAGAGCTGGAAGGCCACCGCCTCGCGGTGATCGACAGCGACATCATCGTGGCCCGCTGA
- a CDS encoding transketolase family protein, which produces MNTVPRSYEDILHSVALSDERFVALTAENRSAIRDLPAKLGERFIDFGICEQTLVGAAAGLALRGRIPVVHALATFLTLRAFEFIRTDVGIAHLPVKLVGTFTGFASEANGPTHQSLEDVALMRGIPGMQVWCPADAQDLALGLEAVLRDPAPCYIRYNAARPLAHHDAPFELGRAEIWSEGNDITLLTYGLLFGECLKAVALLRDTGLSVGLINMRMLKPVDTAAIAAAARRSKLLVTVEDHFQTGGLYSIVAETLVEQGVVVPVLPLAFAERWFKPALLADALAYEGFDAHGIAARVRERYARIEA; this is translated from the coding sequence ATGAATACCGTCCCCCGCAGCTACGAAGACATCCTCCACTCTGTGGCCCTGAGCGACGAGCGCTTCGTCGCGCTGACCGCCGAGAACCGCTCGGCCATCCGCGACCTGCCCGCCAAGCTCGGCGAGCGTTTCATCGATTTCGGCATTTGCGAGCAAACCCTGGTCGGGGCCGCCGCCGGGCTGGCCTTGCGGGGCCGGATTCCGGTGGTCCACGCGCTGGCGACCTTCCTGACGCTCAGGGCGTTCGAATTCATCCGCACCGATGTCGGCATCGCCCATTTGCCGGTCAAGCTGGTGGGCACTTTCACTGGCTTCGCTTCCGAGGCCAATGGCCCGACCCATCAATCCCTGGAAGATGTGGCCTTGATGCGCGGCATTCCCGGCATGCAGGTCTGGTGTCCCGCCGACGCGCAGGATTTGGCGCTGGGATTGGAAGCCGTGCTGCGCGATCCCGCCCCCTGCTATATCCGCTATAACGCGGCCAGACCCCTGGCCCATCACGATGCGCCTTTCGAATTGGGCCGGGCCGAAATCTGGTCCGAGGGCAACGATATCACCTTGCTGACCTACGGGCTGTTATTCGGGGAATGCCTCAAGGCCGTGGCCTTGCTGCGCGATACCGGGCTGTCGGTGGGTTTAATCAATATGCGGATGCTCAAGCCGGTGGATACCGCCGCCATCGCCGCGGCGGCGCGGCGTTCCAAGCTGCTGGTGACGGTGGAGGACCATTTCCAGACCGGCGGGCTGTATTCCATCGTGGCCGAAACCTTGGTCGAGCAAGGGGTCGTGGTCCCGGTCCTGCCCCTGGCCTTCGCCGAGCGCTGGTTCAAACCGGCCTTGCTGGCCGATGCGCTGGCCTACGAGGGTTTCGACGCCCACGGCATCGCCGCCCGCGTCCGCGAACGCTACGCCCGCATCGAGGCTTAG
- a CDS encoding aminotransferase class III-fold pyridoxal phosphate-dependent enzyme: MSHELPKIAESNALWERAQGLIPAGTQTLAKGPGQYSNGVAPKYARRGQGARLWDVDGNEFLDFNMGIGPIVLGYGHPAVDAAIQRQLADGITFSLMHPLEVEVAELMRDCIPNVESVRFSKTGCDVTSAAVRLARAYTGRERVLCCGYHGWHDWYIAVTDRNAGIPHSTTELTHTFNYNDLDSVIDAIDEGTACVILEPFVFERENGSFLKGLREICDKHGALLIFDEMWTGFRCALGGAQEFFGVRADLCLFSKAMANGMPIAAIVGRREVMALFEREVFFFTTFGGEALSLAAAKACIEFIRDHDVTADLARRGQALLDGVNGLIRDLGLDYVTTAGYPFRTIMNFSPSAGNPLLMKTLVQQELIRRGILWSGTLNLCHAHTAQDVDDTVRAFADSLAILAEAVAAGTVAARLQGEPLQPVFRKTSQFHVKPRVAA, translated from the coding sequence ATGAGCCACGAGCTACCCAAGATCGCCGAATCCAACGCCCTGTGGGAACGCGCCCAGGGCTTGATCCCGGCCGGCACCCAAACCCTGGCGAAAGGGCCGGGCCAATATTCCAACGGCGTCGCGCCCAAATACGCCCGGCGCGGCCAGGGGGCGCGGCTGTGGGATGTCGATGGCAATGAATTCCTGGATTTCAATATGGGCATCGGTCCCATCGTGCTGGGCTATGGCCATCCGGCGGTGGACGCGGCGATCCAGCGGCAGTTGGCGGACGGCATCACTTTTTCGCTGATGCACCCGCTGGAAGTCGAAGTGGCCGAGTTGATGCGGGACTGCATCCCCAACGTGGAATCGGTGCGCTTCTCCAAGACCGGCTGCGATGTGACCAGCGCCGCCGTACGCCTAGCCCGCGCCTATACCGGACGCGAGCGGGTGCTGTGCTGCGGCTACCACGGCTGGCATGACTGGTATATCGCCGTCACCGACCGCAACGCCGGGATTCCGCACAGCACCACCGAACTCACCCATACCTTCAATTACAACGACCTCGATTCGGTGATCGACGCCATCGACGAAGGCACGGCCTGCGTCATCCTCGAACCCTTTGTGTTCGAGCGCGAGAACGGCTCCTTCCTCAAGGGACTGCGCGAAATCTGCGATAAACACGGCGCCTTGTTGATCTTCGACGAGATGTGGACCGGCTTCCGCTGCGCCTTGGGCGGTGCCCAGGAATTTTTCGGGGTACGGGCCGATTTGTGCCTGTTCTCCAAGGCCATGGCCAACGGGATGCCGATTGCCGCCATCGTCGGCCGCCGCGAGGTGATGGCCTTGTTCGAGCGGGAGGTGTTCTTCTTCACCACCTTCGGCGGCGAAGCCTTGTCGCTGGCCGCCGCCAAAGCCTGCATCGAATTCATCCGCGATCACGATGTGACCGCCGACTTGGCCCGGCGCGGCCAGGCTTTGCTGGACGGCGTGAACGGCCTGATCCGCGATCTCGGCCTCGATTACGTCACGACCGCCGGATATCCCTTCCGCACCATCATGAATTTCTCGCCCAGCGCCGGGAATCCGCTGCTGATGAAAACCCTGGTGCAGCAGGAATTGATCCGGCGCGGCATCCTCTGGTCCGGCACCTTGAACCTGTGCCATGCCCATACGGCCCAGGACGTGGATGATACCGTCCGCGCCTTCGCCGACAGCCTCGCCATCCTGGCCGAAGCCGTGGCGGCGGGTACCGTGGCCGCCCGCCTCCAGGGCGAACCCTTGCAGCCGGTGTTCCGCAAGACCAGCCAGTTCCACGTCAAGCCGCGGGTGGCGGCATGA